CACGAGACCGAGGCCGCAGCCGATGAACCAGCTGTAGTTGCCGATCCAGGTGAACGAGGGGCCGCCGGCGTCCACGACCCAGCCGGGAACGAGTGCCGACGCGACCGAGACGGCGCCCGCGATCACGAGGGTCCAGACGGCGTTGGGGTTGAACCCGCCGCGGTACCAGTAGCGACCCGAGGGCGACATCGTGAACATGTCCTCGACGGCGACGCGCTGACGGGCGACGAGGTAGTAGCCGGCGATCAGCATGCCGAACAGCGGCCCGATCAGCGCCCCCAGCACGCCGAGCGTGTACTGGATCGCCTCGGCGTTGCCGTACCAGTTCCACGGGGTGAGCAGCACGGAACCGACGGCGGCGATCATGCCGCCGAGCCGCCAGCTGATCTTCCGCGGCGCGACGTTCGAGAAGTCGAAGGCCGGGGCGATGAAGTTGGCGACGATGTTGATGCCGACGGTCGCGGTGACGAAGGTGAGACCGCCGAGCAGGACCACGAAGGGCGTGCCGATGGCGTCCACGGTCTCGATCGGGTCGGTGATGAGTCGACCGAACACCGGCACCGTCGCCGAGGCGCACAGCACGGTGAGGATCGAGAAGAAGAGGAAGTTCACCGGCAGCCCGAGGAAGTTGCCTCGCTTCACCGCCGCGAAGCTCTTGCCGTACCGCGAGAAGTCGCCGAAGTTCAGGACGGGCCCCGAGAAGTAGCTGACGACGATGGCGACGGCCGACGCCATGACCGGCAACGACGCGGCGAACGACAGGGGCTCGCCCACCGAGAGGTCGAGGTCGATCGCGCTCCAGCCCGCCTGCGAGACGAGGTAGACCGCGAGGGCGATCATCAGCACGTAGACGGCGGGACCGGCGAAGTCGATGAACCGGCGGATGGTCTCCATGCCGCGCCAGAACAGGGCGGCCTGGGCGAACCAGAGGATGCCGTACGAGATCCAGCCCAGGGCGCTGAGGCCGAGGAAGGACGGCTCGAGCAGCGCGGCCGTCGACGGGACGAACTTGAGGAAGACGATGTTGAGCGACTCCGCGGCCAGGTAGGTCTGCACGCCGTACCAGGCCGTCGCGATCAGGCCTCGGATGATCGCCGGGACGTTCGCCCCCAGCACGCCGAAGACGGCGCGGTTGATCACCGGATAGGGAACGCCCGTGCGCTGGCTGGGCTTGGCGACGAGGTTCGCGAAGACGTTGACGATCACGATGCCGACCACGAGCGACACGAGCACCTGCCAGCTCGCGATGCCGAGGGCGAAGAGGCTGCCGGCGGTCACGTAGCCGCCGACCGAGTGCACGTCCGACATCCAGAAGGCGAAGATGTTGTAGCTCGACCAGGTCTGTCTCTTCAGCGGCGCGAGGTCGTCGTTCGTCAGCCGGGGGTCCCGGGCGCCCTCGATCCGAGCGGCCGCGACGGACGTCAGCGGGGCGGGTGAGCCGGCGGCTCCGACGGCGGGCGGGGCCGGGTCGGCCGGGGGTCGGGCGATGTCTGTGGTCACGGCGTGCCTCCAGGCGGCGTTGTAGTCTGACGATCGGCGGGACGGGTCGATCGTGAATCTATGGCTTCACGGATTCGGCCGGATGTCGGCCGTGTTACGTGTTCGTGACAGCGGTTGCTTCACGGAACCGCGCCTGCCCGACCACCCGTCCCCGCACCAGGAGGGTCATGCCCGACGACCCCGCCGCGCCCACGCCGGCGATCGGCGATCTCGACGCCGCCGCCCTCGGTGCCCGCCTGCGCCACCTCCGCGCGGCGGCGGGTCTCTCGCTCAGCGCCCTCGCCCGGGCGCTCGACATCTCGCCCAGCGCCGTCTCGCAGATCGAGCGCGGCGTCCGGCGCCCCTCGGTCAGCCGACTGATCGCCATCGTCCAGGTGCTCGGGGTGCCGCTCGCCGACGTCTTCGACGACCGCGCCGAACCCGCCACCCGTCGCACGGCCCCGTCCGACCGCGGGGACGCCGCCACGGGCGGCTACGTCCTGGCCCGAGGAGGCGCGGCGCAGCCGGTCGTGCTCGGCGGCGGAGTGGTCTTCCGCCGCCTCTCGCCCGCCCATCTCTCGGGCGTCGACTTCTTCGAGTCGACCTACCCGCCGGGAGCCCTCGCCACCGAGGTCGCCGCCCTCATCACCCACGAGGGCTACGAGGTCGGCACGGTCACCTCGGGAGAGCTGACCATCGACTTCCCCGACGAGACCGTCACGATGCGGGCCGGCGACTCGATCACCTTCCCGTGCTACCTGCCGCACCGGTTGAGCAACGGGGGCGGGGTCGACGCGGTCGCCACGTGGCTGATCGTGCACTGAACCGGCGCGACCGGGCCCGCCCGCGCCTCCTCCCCCGGCCGTCGGGCGTCCACACGTCATCTCGCGTTTACCCGGGACGACGCTGAGAGGCGGTCGGGGGTGGCACGATGGTGCGATGGACAGCAGCGAACCCCGCGTCGACGGCGCCGGCGTCACCCCCGACTTCCTCGACGACTTCGACGAGATCGTCAGCTTCGAGGACGGCACCCTGCCCGCCGAGCGCTACCTCGACCGCGAGCTGAGCTGGCTGGCGTTCAACCAGCGCGTGCTCGAGCTCGCAGAGGACCCGACCACGCCGCTGCTCGAACGGGCCAACTTCCTGGCGATCTTCGCGAGCAACCTCGACGAGTTCTTCATGGTGCGCGTCGCCGGCCTGAAGCGCCGCATCGCGACGGGCCTCGCCGTGCCGACCAACGTGGGGCGCGGGCCGAACGAGGTGTTGGCCGACATCAACAGGAAGGCCCACGAGCTGCAAGAGCGCCACGCGAGGGCGTTCCTCGACCTGGTCAAGCCCGACCTCGACGACGCGGGCATCCACATCGAGAACTGGTCCGACCTCGAAGAGGCCGACCGGGTGCGCATGCGCGAGATCTTCGCCGAGCAGATCTTCCCGGTGCTCATGCCGCTCGCGGTCGACCCGGCCCACCCCTTCCCCTACATCTCGGGGCTGTCGCTGAACCTGTCCATCCGCGTCCGCAACCCCAAGACGATGCGACAGGAGTTCGCGCGCCTCAAGGTGCCGCAG
This genomic interval from Frigoribacterium sp. Leaf415 contains the following:
- a CDS encoding helix-turn-helix domain-containing protein gives rise to the protein MPDDPAAPTPAIGDLDAAALGARLRHLRAAAGLSLSALARALDISPSAVSQIERGVRRPSVSRLIAIVQVLGVPLADVFDDRAEPATRRTAPSDRGDAATGGYVLARGGAAQPVVLGGGVVFRRLSPAHLSGVDFFESTYPPGALATEVAALITHEGYEVGTVTSGELTIDFPDETVTMRAGDSITFPCYLPHRLSNGGGVDAVATWLIVH
- a CDS encoding NCS1 family nucleobase:cation symporter-1, which translates into the protein MTTDIARPPADPAPPAVGAAGSPAPLTSVAAARIEGARDPRLTNDDLAPLKRQTWSSYNIFAFWMSDVHSVGGYVTAGSLFALGIASWQVLVSLVVGIVIVNVFANLVAKPSQRTGVPYPVINRAVFGVLGANVPAIIRGLIATAWYGVQTYLAAESLNIVFLKFVPSTAALLEPSFLGLSALGWISYGILWFAQAALFWRGMETIRRFIDFAGPAVYVLMIALAVYLVSQAGWSAIDLDLSVGEPLSFAASLPVMASAVAIVVSYFSGPVLNFGDFSRYGKSFAAVKRGNFLGLPVNFLFFSILTVLCASATVPVFGRLITDPIETVDAIGTPFVVLLGGLTFVTATVGINIVANFIAPAFDFSNVAPRKISWRLGGMIAAVGSVLLTPWNWYGNAEAIQYTLGVLGALIGPLFGMLIAGYYLVARQRVAVEDMFTMSPSGRYWYRGGFNPNAVWTLVIAGAVSVASALVPGWVVDAGGPSFTWIGNYSWFIGCGLGLVLFWALEKRRPRMPRLDADDPTVDDGTVARPAEGPAA